The Daucus carota subsp. sativus chromosome 2, DH1 v3.0, whole genome shotgun sequence genome includes a window with the following:
- the LOC108205828 gene encoding uncharacterized protein LOC108205828 isoform X1, producing the protein MLSHTYATDSQTKSAELAATIAAATSPAQIADACAAVESFLAKRTPEQNKFFFTTAFPTLICKLFGFEDAPSSKPNGWTEIIANCGDSELNSKVFNFLSPNSVLISSIFAADRLSQVKYVFPTERLPEWMRFMFRNEREVSVLSELCPLFRGRVSSNAGCLNEVRLNVFEYYMFWFAYYPVCKGNSESFETVKAPSGESKRFRFENWAYSIPVFSQVKRGGGEPKSECSLYVKLLYAYLREYVTVGELSSYQPYRSSLLHYSGGCDDLSGDKAEFVVYTLMHFWLVDNDFSPLPVNVCKSFGVNFSFRSVLGETPPTAGLGEIVNVFVKYLNLISMNLADGSDKVASIESPRWGKLGGGGVVKSGDVGNRSVGSWNALIKRPLYRFILRTFIYCPMETSIKNASQVFSLWINYIEPWNISSEDFSGLDVNAGVSSNGTKKEVQSSSSGYSSSWQGFVLINYLFYSSLVMHFLGFAHKFLHTDTEAIVQMVSKVLSILTSSRELINLIKNVDTVFHSKPSGSSKPMHNNLYRFVPSIREQLQDWEDGLCENDADGSFLHENWNKDLQLFSDGDDGGQQLLQLFVLRAESELQTVLGDNHAHNMACLDSIKAQMGCLFGNSTPRNTQAVPETRENQHPRDEIFSPRMIRNKKQTGTKYRGDWLKRPVSNDEIAWLAKLLVTLSCWLNEKLGLNQSGTTDNQGAAWSYVEVSGGTRSVNGPADTMKVVFLSVVFWLISVIRATVKLMRDHGMKVNLRILASKKIMISLLMLVAFSILKKAVSPS; encoded by the exons ATGCTCTCCCACACTTACGCCACCGACTCGCAGACAAAGTCCGCCGAGCTCGCCGCCACCATCGCCGCCGCTACCTCGCCGGCGCAAATCGCCGACGCCTGCGCCGCCGTGGAGTCGTTCCTCGCCAAACGCACACCCGAGCAGAACAAATTCTTCTTCACCACCGCCTTCCCAACCCTAATCTGCAAGCTCTTCGGTTTCGAAGACGCTCCGTCTTCGAAACCCAACGGCTGGACCGAAATTATTGCTAATTGCGGCGATTCGGAGCTTAATTCCaaagttttcaattttttatcgCCGAATAGTGTTCTAATTTCTTCGATTTTTGCGGCTGATCGTTTGTCGCAGGTCAAGTATGTGTTCCCGACGGAGCGATTACCGGAGTGGATGCGCTTCATGTTTCGTAACGAGAGGGAGGTCAGTGTTTTGTCAGAGCTTTGTCCGTTGTTTAGAGGTAGAGTTTCGAGTAATGCTGGTTGTTTAAATGAAGTTAGGTTAAATGTTTTTGAGTACTATATGTTTTGGTTTGCGTATTATCCTGTTTGTAAGGGGAATTCTGAGAGTTTTGAGACGGTTAAGGCTCCGAGTGGTGAGAGTAAGAGGTTTAGGTTTGAGAATTGGGCGTATTCGATTCCGGTTTTTTCTCAAGTTAAGAGAGGTGGAGGTGAGCCGAAGAGCGAATGTAGTTTGTATGTTAAGCTTTTGTATGCGTATTTGAGGGAGTATGTGACCGTTGGTGAGTTAAGCAGTTATCAGCCTTATCGGAGctcgttgcttcattattcgggTGGTTGTGATGATTTGAGTGGTGACAAAGCGGAGTTTGTGGTTTATACATTGATGCATTTTTGGTTGGTTGATAATGATTTTTCGCCGCTTCCTGTGAATGTGTGTAAGTCGTTTGGTGTGAATTTTTCGTTTCGGAGTGTTTTGGGGGAGACTCCTCCTACGGCTGGGTTGGGTGAGATTGTGAATGTCTTTGTGAAGTATTTGAATTTGATTTCGATGAACCTTGCTGATGGATCAGATAAGGTTGCATCTATTGAGAGCCCAAGGTGGGGTAAATTAGGGGGTGGTGGTGTTGTGAAGTCAGGGGATGTGGGTAATCGTTCTGTTGGTTCTTGGAATGCATTGATTAAGAGGCCATTGTACCGGTTTATATTGAGGACGTTTATATATTGCCCAATGGAGACTTCTATCAAGAATGCATCTCAGGTGTTTTCCCTTTGGATTAACTACATAGAACCTTGGAACATTAGCTCTGAAGATTTTTCTGGTCTAGATGTAAATGCTGGGGTGTCGAGCAATGGTACTAAAAAGGAAGTACAGTCTTCTTCAAGTGGATATTCTAGTTCCTGGCAAGGCTTTGTGTTGATCAACTATTTGTTCTATAGTTCCTTGGTTATGCATTTTCTAGGATTTGCTCACAAGTTTCTCCATACGGACACAGAAGCAATTGTACAGATGGTATCAAAG GTCTTAAGCATATTGACATCGTCCAGGGAGCTGATAAATCTTATAAAGAATGTGGACACTGTCTTCCATTCTAAGCCTTCTGGGTCATCCAAACCCATGCACAACAACTTGTACAGATTTGTTCCATCAATCAGAGAACAACTGCAG GACTGGGAGGATGGATTGTGTGAAAATGACGCTGATGGCTCTTTCTTGCATGAGAATTGGAACAAAGATTTGCAGTTATTTAGTGATGGTGATGATGGCGGACAACAGCTGCTACAG CTCTTTGTGTTGCGTGCTGAGTCGGAGCTGCAGACTGTCTTGGGAGATAATCATGCTCACAATATGGCTTGTTTAGATTCTATCAAAGCCCAGATGGGGTGCTTATTTGGTAACTCTACTCCAAGGAACACACAAGCAGTCCCCGAGACAAGAGAAAATCAGCATCCACGTGATGAGATATTTAGTCCTAGAATGATACGCAACAAGAAGCAAACCGGTACGAAATACAGGGGTGACTGGTTGAAGCGACCAGTCTCTAATGATGAGATTGCATGGCTTGCAAAGCTGCTTGTGACTTTATCATGTTGGTTGAACGAGAAACTTGGCCTCAATCAGAGTGGAACTACCGATAATCAAGGCGCTGCTTGGTCCTATGTCGAGGTGTCGGGAGGCACAAGAAGTGTGAATGGACCTGCAGACACAATGAAAGTGGTGTTCTTGTCCGTTGTATTCTGGCTTATTTCAGTAATTAGGGCAACAGTGAAGCTCATGAGAGACCATGGCATGAAGGTGAACTTGCGGATACTTGCTTCAAAGAAGATCATGATATCACTGCTTATGCTCGTTGCCTTCAGCATCTTGAAGAAAGCAGTTTCCCCATCCTAA